Proteins from one Thermovirga sp. genomic window:
- the rfaD gene encoding ADP-glyceromanno-heptose 6-epimerase → MIIVTGGAGFIGSNLIAGLNRVGFHDILVVDHMGKTEKYKNLRGLKFSDLIDRAAFRELVRHGAFEGKRIRALFHQGACSDTLNVDGDYMVDNNYRYSRVLLDYAASRGFQFIYASSASVYGSGKRGFKEEPECEFPLNLYAFSKLLFDNHVRRVLPFARSQVVGLRYFNVFGPQEMHKGRMASIVFHAFNNIAAKGSVGLFEGSGGFGPGEQRRDFLPVEDAVRVNLFFLEHGEKSGIFNCGTGKSCSFLELANSVIDSLGKGQVEFIPFPEDLKRKYQSFTEADLSKLRSAGFLEDFSTLEGSVERYVNLLEKNGGYLFGEGD, encoded by the coding sequence TTGATCATTGTCACCGGGGGGGCCGGGTTTATTGGCAGTAATCTTATTGCCGGACTGAATAGGGTTGGCTTCCACGACATCCTGGTCGTCGACCATATGGGCAAGACGGAGAAGTACAAGAATCTAAGGGGTTTAAAATTCTCCGACCTGATCGACAGGGCAGCCTTCAGGGAGCTGGTCAGGCACGGGGCTTTCGAGGGGAAGCGTATTCGGGCCCTGTTCCACCAGGGAGCGTGTTCGGACACCCTGAACGTCGACGGGGACTACATGGTCGACAATAATTACCGATACTCCAGGGTACTGTTGGATTACGCCGCTTCCAGAGGCTTCCAGTTTATCTACGCTTCCTCCGCTTCGGTCTACGGGTCGGGGAAGAGGGGGTTCAAAGAGGAGCCGGAGTGCGAATTTCCCCTAAACTTGTATGCTTTTTCGAAACTCCTTTTCGACAATCATGTCAGGCGTGTCCTCCCCTTTGCAAGGTCCCAGGTGGTTGGGCTCAGGTATTTCAACGTTTTCGGTCCCCAGGAGATGCACAAGGGCCGCATGGCATCTATTGTTTTCCATGCCTTCAATAATATTGCCGCTAAGGGTTCTGTCGGTCTCTTCGAGGGATCCGGCGGCTTCGGCCCGGGAGAACAGCGAAGGGATTTCCTCCCCGTCGAGGATGCCGTCAGGGTCAACCTCTTCTTCCTTGAGCATGGTGAAAAGTCCGGCATTTTTAATTGCGGGACAGGCAAGTCGTGTTCCTTCCTGGAATTGGCAAATTCGGTCATCGATTCTCTGGGGAAAGGCCAGGTGGAATTTATCCCCTTCCCCGAAGACTTGAAGAGAAAGTACCAGAGTTTTACCGAGGCCGACCTTTCCAAACTGAGGTCCGCTGGCTTCCTTGAAGATTTTTCGACCCTGGAGGGATCCGTCGAAAGATACGTCAACCTTTTGGAGAAAAATGGTGGATACTTATTTGGGGAGGGCGATTGA
- a CDS encoding SIS domain-containing protein: MVSASFFETAEALKKLLLRGGGSILDAAFLIVDSIKAGGKLMLCGNGGSAADCQHMAAEFVCRLTGERERPALPALALTTDSSFLTAFCNDYCFEDVFVRQVQALGRPGDVLMGISTSGSSENIKRAVRVAKKMEVKTIALTRQGGTIGELTDVAIEIDSEKTAVIQNVHLAVEHALCQIVEELIFGETPASPGGDLP; the protein is encoded by the coding sequence ATGGTTTCGGCATCGTTTTTCGAGACAGCAGAGGCGCTGAAAAAGCTACTCCTCCGAGGAGGTGGCTCCATCCTGGATGCGGCTTTCCTGATAGTGGATTCAATAAAAGCGGGTGGTAAACTGATGCTCTGCGGCAACGGGGGGAGCGCCGCGGACTGCCAGCATATGGCCGCCGAGTTCGTTTGCCGGCTTACCGGCGAGAGGGAGCGCCCGGCCTTGCCGGCTCTTGCTCTCACCACGGACTCCTCATTCCTTACGGCTTTCTGCAACGATTACTGTTTCGAGGACGTATTCGTTCGCCAGGTACAGGCCCTGGGGCGGCCCGGGGACGTGCTCATGGGCATCAGCACCAGCGGGAGTTCCGAGAATATCAAAAGAGCTGTCAGGGTGGCAAAAAAGATGGAGGTAAAAACCATAGCGCTGACGCGCCAGGGAGGGACAATCGGTGAATTGACCGACGTCGCCATAGAGATCGATTCAGAAAAAACAGCGGTAATACAGAACGTGCATCTTGCCGTGGAGCACGCACTCTGCCAGATTGTCGAAGAACTGATCTTCGGAGAGACTCCGGCAAGCCCGGGGGGTGACCTCCCTTGA
- a CDS encoding HAD family hydrolase — protein sequence MNQTHPGQRKSWSWSKNRAVFLDRDGVIIEEKGFVFEPDDVVLVDAAAEAIIRMSLMGLKIVVLTNQSGIGRGLFNEESYKKVLRRMVQLLEKSGARLDGVYHCPHAPWEGCDCRKPKPDLALKAAKDLGISLSRSFVVGDKRSDMELARTIGSKGILVRTGYGLRTEMEGNPVWDAVADSIVGAAEVIQKWVEGEEDGA from the coding sequence GAACCGGGCCGTCTTCCTCGATAGGGATGGAGTGATAATAGAGGAGAAAGGTTTTGTTTTCGAACCCGATGATGTGGTCCTCGTCGACGCCGCGGCGGAAGCGATAATAAGAATGTCCTTGATGGGGCTGAAGATCGTTGTTCTTACAAACCAGTCGGGAATTGGCAGAGGGCTGTTCAATGAGGAGAGCTACAAAAAAGTGTTGAGGAGAATGGTCCAGCTTTTGGAAAAAAGCGGCGCAAGACTGGACGGGGTTTATCACTGCCCTCATGCCCCATGGGAAGGTTGCGATTGCCGGAAGCCAAAACCCGACCTGGCCTTAAAGGCCGCGAAGGATCTGGGTATAAGCCTGTCCAGGTCTTTTGTCGTAGGCGACAAGAGGTCCGATATGGAACTGGCCCGGACGATAGGGTCAAAAGGGATCCTGGTGAGGACCGGTTACGGCCTGCGGACGGAAATGGAAGGAAACCCTGTTTGGGATGCGGTGGCGGATAGCATCGTTGGAGCCGCCGAGGTCATACAAAAATGGGTCGAGGGAGAGGAAGATGGTGCTTGA